The following proteins come from a genomic window of Leishmania major strain Friedlin complete genome, chromosome 1:
- a CDS encoding putative acidocalcisomal exopolyphosphatase (previous protein_id=AAC24640.1) has product MSGVINDFLRRCLKKVAGKVQPLTVVQGNEGGDMDSIVGCIYLAMLFDKQPKFGFENPVPALNFPQEDFGLRNDVTNLFKELGIDASLLMSVQRGQIAHNLVDIAALNASVVLYDHNKLRENQSDLASRVVGVVDHHFDEQQYLKTASKLRVLRTVGSACTLVTELYRECGEDVVCPTLLTAPIVLDTVNFEPAQKKVTPEDIAAYEWLRAKEVADSADAAALFEKLSKWKDDVLALSVPQILRRDYKQFSFKARTQKGVMSAGTSSVPCACKQLEAHFSVDLIVAEAAKYVEQHQLDVLIVAFAGKVGGKHTREVAFCAKPDVISFFAPFVAEAPDGVSFTVITKCQTVDGSYEYASYSLSDPSISRKKLVPALSEFLAEGTRSLCE; this is encoded by the coding sequence ATGTCTGGCGTTATCAACGACTtcttgcgccgctgcctcaaGAAGGTTGCCGGCAAAGTGCAGCCACTGACCGTGGTGCAGGGAAACGAGGGAGGTGACATGGACAGCATTGTCGGCTGCATTTACCTCGCCATGCTTTTTGATAAGCAGCCCAAATTCGGTTTTGAGAACCCTGTGCCGGCGCTGAACTTTCCACAAGAAGATTTCGGCCTGCGCAACGATGTGACGAATCTCTTCAAGGAGCTCGGGATCGATGCATCGCTCTTGATGTCGGTACAGAGGGGACAGATCGCGCATAACCTTGTCGATATTGCTGCTCTCAACGCTTCGGTTGTTCTTTATGATCACAATAAGCTTAGGGAGAACCAAAGCGACCTCGCCTCTAGAGTTGTCGGAGTAGTGGACCATCACTTTGACGAGCAGCAGTACCTCAAAACCGCATCCAAGCTAAGAGTTCTGCGAACTGTCGGATCCGCGTGCACACTCGTTACGGAGCTCTACCGCGAATGTGGCGAGGATGTTGTGTGTCCCACGCTGCTAACGGCTCCGATTGTTCTGGATACAGTGAACTTTGAGCCGGCACAAAAGAAGGTGACACCTGAGGATATCGCTGCATACGAGTGGTTGCGTGCAAAGGAGGTCGCTGACAGTGCTGACGCCGCGGCTCTCTTTGAAAAGCTGTCGAAGTGGAAGGATGACGTGCTGGCACTCAGCGTTCCACAAATCTTGAGGCGAGATTACAAACAGTTCAGCTTCAAAGCCAGAACGCAGAAGGGCGTTATGTCCGCGGGCACCAGTAGtgtgccgtgtgcgtgcaagCAGCTAGAAGCTCACTTTTCTGTGGATTTAATTGTGGCGGAGGCTGCCAAGTACGTGGAGCAGCATCAGTTGGATGTGCTCATCGTTGCATTTGCCGGGAAAGTCGGCGGCAAGCACACTCGCGAGGTCGCCTTCTGTGCAAAGCCTGACGTGATCTCCTTTTTTGCTCCTTTTGTAGCGGAGGCCCCGGATGGCGTGTCATTTACCGTGATCACAAAGTGTCAGACGGTGGACGGATCATACGAGTACGCCTCGTACTCCCTCAGCGACCCTTCTATTTCTCGCAAGAAGCTGGTTCCAGCTCTGTCCGAATTCCTTGCCGAGGGGACACGGAGTCTTTGTGAGTAA
- a CDS encoding conserved hypothetical protein (previous protein_id=AAZ09190.1): MTRGNQRDLAREKNIKKQQEKNKGHREDGLSHAARREADAEAMRLKQAAAAERKAAGGS, from the coding sequence ATGACCCGTGGCAACCAGCGTGATCTCGCGCGGGAGAAGAATATcaagaagcagcaggagaagAATAAAGGCCACCGCGAGGACGGTCTTTCCCAcgctgcgcgcagagaggcGGATGCCGAGGCGATGCGTTTGAAgcaggccgctgctgcggagcgGAAGGCCGCCGGAGGCTCGTGA
- a CDS encoding putative DNA excision/repair protein SNF2 (previous protein_id=AAC24634.1), which yields MEHDDLLDDLLSWTPSAPRGNVAKSSSCITTAATTSSSSTSPHVVSRQPRAGSLQETCVNTAAATTKAGNVSASHCHRNASDADDEQSAPCTASVSAETSPPPPPTSGPPFSLPPDVDARLYPHQRAGVQWLYSRHCKSRACLLADEMGLGKTVQVAAFLGQLYARQMIKTTILVVPPTLVPIWTAAFAEWGGASLSRVVEVIHNEPRKKRQARWRKLRYGLPCVLVTTYGVLRQDAADVSVTLVDYVVLDEAHLIKDPNTCVFKSALTLAARHKIALTGTPLMNTFDDMWSIFRFLDGSILDMDKSDFNAISATLLRGNERDASAAQREAASSELAKLQAAIRPFMLRREKKDVAAQVLSSSKEDVVVWVRLTDVQRQLYAAFLDSKEVASAREGAADVDLTEGTADEDGVGMQKSCLGGGGSSAAAAVSTNPLLLLTMLSQICSHPWLSLLDEAFAAALARNPYKAPVAEMGDIFSGAKLWVALQLLLHCVSEQRKTLVFSRSRRILRLLSFLLQEWRLTHTQVDGDTPSERRCAEVDRFNNDAGVWVCLLTTQVGGVGLTFNAASAVVLLDPSWNPSADAQAVDRVHRIGQRRDVVVFRLVTCDTVEEKVYRNQIFKRMAALQSMKGDGGSSGGEGRRPPTADAGGELYRYFTRVQLRNMFSMDDGAQRSTAEQLEVLHPGRVRAQLREELRRIDGVYDVSDNACVLTEPVDADAAGRDEAQLTHSPSASPERTWRAGSVSPPPSQASLSQQALTRVRSRSDGAGGDDDAPRRRRVDVEDTLATAHAATVGCGASADPGEALDVAARMTMLATSPVAVLRGTQHLSNSPSPSLLPVSCTTTTTALNQLEGSASASLAAPRPTEVTAGDDAEMVSSPFPLLGDSLEHANDAISAAAAAAAAVARGRASDDCSSADFASCRSSF from the coding sequence ATGGAGCACGACGACCTCCTGGACGATCTTCTCTCTTGGacgccgtccgcgccgcGCGGCAACGTCGCCAAGTCCAGCTCCTGCATCACAACCGCAgccaccacctcttcctcttcgacATCCCCGCATGTGGTATCTCGGCAGCCACGTGCAGGctcgctgcaggagacgtgcgtgaacacggcggcggcgactaCGAAAGCGGGTAACGTGAGCGCCAGCCACTGCCATCGCAATGCCAGCGATGCAGACGACGAGCAGAGTGCTCCGTGTACGGCGTCAGTGTCTGCTgagacgtcgccgccgccgccgcccacgtcAGGGCCGCCgttctcccttccccccgaCGTGGACGCAAGACTCTACCCGCACCAACGCGCAGGCGTTCAGTGGCTCTATTCTCGCCATTGCAAGTCCCGCGCCTGTCTCCTGGCAGATGAGATGGGTCTCGGCAAGACGGTGCAGGTGGCCGCCTTTCTTGGCCAGCTCTACGCGCGGCAGATGATCAAGACAACGATTCTTGTCGTCCCACCGACGCTAGTCCCCATATGGACGGCCGCCTTCGCCGAGTGGGGCGGCGCGTCGCTCTCGCGAGTCGTCGAGGTCATCCACAATGAACCTCGCAAGAAGCGGCAGGCGCGGTGGAGGAAGCTGCGCTATGGGCTGCCGTGTGTGCTGGTCACGACCTATggcgtgctgcggcaggaCGCTGCCGACGTGAGCGTCACCCTCGTGGACTACGTTGTGCTGGACGAGGCGCACCTCATAAAGGACCCCAACACCTGTGtcttcaagagcgccttGACCCTTGCGGCGCGTCACAAAATCGCGTTGACAGGCACGCCGCTCATGAACACGTTTGATGACATGTGGAGCATCTTCCGCTTCCTCGATGGGTCGATACTCGACATGGACAAGTCCGACTTCAATGCCATCAGCGCGACCTTGCTGCGCGGCAACGAGCGTGACGCCAGCGCGGCACAGCGCGAGGCCGCCTCGAGCGAGCTAGCGAAGTTGCAGGCCGCCATCCGCCCTTTCATGCTTCGCCGGGAGAAGAAAGACGTCGCTGCTCAAGTGCTGTCGAGTAGCAAGGAGGACGTCGTCGTGTGGGTGCGCTTGACggacgtgcagcggcagctgtaCGCGGCCTTCTTGGATTCAAAGGAGGTGGCTTCCGCGCGTGAAGGCGCTGCGGACGTGGACCTGACGGAGGGCACCGCTGACGAGGATGGTGTGGGCATGCAAAAGAGCTGCCTAGGCGGTGGTGGCTcgtcagctgctgccgctgtgtcGACGAATCCTTTGCTTCTACTCACAATGCTGTCGCAGATCTGCAGCCATCCCTGGTTGAGCCTCCTTGATGAGGCCTTCGCGGCTGCTCTCGCGCGCAACCCGTACAAGGCACCAGTGGCAGAGATGGGTGATATCTTCAGCGGCGCGAAGCTGtgggtggcgctgcagctgctcctgcactGCGTCTCGGAGCAGCGCAAGACGCTCGTCTTTTCGCGCTCAAGGCGAatcctgcgcctcctcagctTCCTCCTGCAGGAGTGGCGGCTGACGCACACCCAGGTGGACGGCGACACGCCGagcgagcgccgctgcgctgagGTGGACCGTTTCAACAACGACGCGGGCGTGTGGGTATGTCTGCTCACGACGCAGGTCGGCGGCGTCGGGCTCACCTTCAACGCTgcctcggcggtggtgctgctcgaccCCAGCTGGAACCCATCCGCGGATGCCCAGGCCGTCGACCGCGTTCACCGCATTGGCCAGCGGCGCGACGTTGTCGTCTTTCGCCTGGTAACGTGTGACACGGTTGAGGAGAAGGTGTACCGCAACCAAATCTTCAAGCGCATGGCAGCACTGCAGTCCATGAagggcgatggcggcagcagcggcggagagggcCGCCGGCCCCCGACAGCGGATGCTGGTGGCGAGCTCTATCGATACttcacgcgcgtgcagctgcgcaacaTGTTTTCCATGGACGATGGTGCACAGAGAAGCACAGCGGAGCAactggaggtgctgcacccCGGGCGCGTCCGCGCGCAACTGCGCGAGGAGCTCCGAAGGATCGACGGTGTGTATGACGTAAGTGACAACGCATGCGTGCTGACGGAGCCGGTGGACGCGGACGCGGCGGGCCGCGACGAAGCGCAGCTGACGCACTCGCCTTCGGCCTCGCCGGAGCGCACGTGGCGCGCAGGCTCTGtctcgccaccgccatcgcaAGCATCGCTGTCCCAGCAGGCGCTGACGCGCGTACGCAGTCGCTCAGATGGCGCAGGAGGCGACGATGATgctcctcggcgccgccgcgtcgacgTCGAGGACACGCTGGCCACCGCACATGCCGCCACAGTAGGCTGCGGCGCTTCCGCGGATCCTGGGGAGGCGCTCGACGTGGCTGCACGCATGACCATGCTGGCGACATCTCCAGTGGCCGTGCTGCGGGGCACCCAGCACCTCAGTAACTCGCCGTCTCCGTCACTTCTCCCTGTCAGCTGtaccacgacgacgacggcactGAACCAGCTTGAGGGCTCCGCGAGCGCGTCACTGGCGGCCCCACGCCCGACAGAGGTGACTGCAGGCGATGACGCAGAGATGGTGTCGTCGCCATTCCCTCTGCTGGGCGACTCGCTTGAGCACGCCAACGACGCCATttcggcggcagcagcagcagcagcagcagtggcgcggGGGCGGGCA
- a CDS encoding conserved hypothetical protein (previous protein_id=AAC24636.1) — protein sequence MPQSAARLNRMQIREQEALNRQRRMQDDAVARREEEELRRTKAQYDHVSSHGYGRAGSGAAAPSGSRGTSDDVQIRVYVRECDEEASQCFSYREATAANTSSHTGPRSGASASTSAASHVARRGVNGALPPIGSPGRLGSPCAPGASAASGGGGGTSDASGGAASCGVGAPNRARVPRYLQQRKAELAAEKEAIAAEAERQRQLSLIPAGQRRVSEEEKADTLRQLDERQRELEGQLARIPIRFDTQSIQQRRRAIEEELRQIETTRNKYSTKGTLFMPLC from the coding sequence ATGCCTCAAAGTGCGGCGCGGCTGAACCGGATGCAGATTCGTgagcaggaggcgctcaaccggcagcgccgcatgcaggacgacgcggtggcacggcgcgaggaggaggaactGCGACGGACAAAGGCACAATACGACCACGTCAGCTCGCACGGCTACGGACGGGCTGGcagtggtgccgctgcgccgagtggcagccgcggcacatCCGACGATGTGCAGATtcgcgtgtacgtgcgcgagtgcgacgaggaggcgagcCAGTGCTTCAGCTACCGAGAGGCCACCGCTGCTAACACCAGCTCCCACACAGGCCCGCGTTCTGGTGCGTCTGCATCCACGTCGGCCGCTTCGCATGTCGCTAGACGTGGTGTCaacggcgcgctgccaccTATTGGCTCGCCGGGGCGTCTTGGTTCACCGTGCGCGCCAGGGGCCAGTGCGGCGtccggcggtggtggcggcactTCGGACGCCTCAGGCGGTGCGGCATCATGCGGGGTGGGTGCACCGAACCGGGCACGGGTCCCTCGAtacctgcagcagcgcaaggcagagctggcggcagagaaggaggcgatcgccgcagaggcggagaggcagcggcaactTTCTCTCATCCCTGCTGGTCAGCGCCGCGTttcggaggaggagaaggcagacaccctgcgccagctggacgagcggcagcgggagcTGGAGGGACAGCTGGCCCGGATTCCCATCCGCTTCGATACGCAGTCAatccagcagcggcggcgcgccatCGAGGAGGAACTGCGGCAGATCGAGACGACACGCAACAAGTACAGCACCAAAGGGACTCTCTTCATGCCGCTGTGCTAG
- a CDS encoding putative thioredoxin (previous protein_id=AAC24637.1) → MPFTEVYGVEQFRDIANDPTLTVVCFSAVWCGPCKTIEKDLDRLTYEFASVRFAKVDADNNTDIVSKCRVMQLPTFMLVRAGQMLGYVIGADLAQLKAKIREEANKS, encoded by the coding sequence atgcccTTCACGGAGGTGTATGGCGTGGAGCAGTTCCGTGACATCGCGAACGATCCCACGCTCACCGTCGTGTGCTTCAGCGCGGTGTGGTGCGGTCCATGCAAGACCATCGAGAAGGATCTGGACAGGCTCACCTATGAGTTTGCGAGTGTGCGGTTCGCGAAGGTGGACGCAGACAACAACACGGACATCGTGTCCAAGTGCCGTGTGATGCAGCTGCCAACGTTCATGCTGGTGCGGGCGGGGCAGATGCTCGGCTACGTTATTGGAGCAGACTTAGCGCAGCTGAAGGCAAAAATacgcgaggaggcgaacaAGTCGTGA
- a CDS encoding conserved hypothetical protein (previous protein_id=AAC24635.2), producing the protein MMTALRAKYARHGASTDSSFAGSSAASWAEVLPRQTVSQTLEAAAAAPAAVDKTASSTPAPALSLFRTADAPCAESASGDAPPAAAFRAIITPSCTGRPVTEHTTTATAAAAAAARHQRHREMVQLIDQLRSVDVGRLADRMAVLSASAPSPASRTPWLLWRQGREASALEVDNDRSDGRYNDNNRELAELLRHTAVFLNFFSQCASRFLLLAEEEERLADAALTTPEGASPSRAPPQLQERQAAVEMPQRPPHHGDHTTCGRQDNAEQMRRGAGGLPHRSGSHRHDHLCGGSSRGGNAERAARGTDTSASSSKTHMEHPATIVSTPVHCAASSPTPSAAAAAPVHSREVDHADATVSSHHRRSSCVRGIRQLPLPSTLPPRSSSASPPPRATGQDEDRVTSVGNRGGGSRSPTYRTTTVSPLTSPKDRRSGHSPHTPSQPRYSRGGAVPRASAAATTVRAPAGQRSSSSPLESSPAATPPRPPTSPPMHGGALVVRSPPSPLARRRVHTWTPSSQLNHYAAACAALQSGDCVVLQPGVYYEELVLDDCGHVELTSAYPGAAVVLRPSSDLAPALRIRGAYSRVELKGVVLVQGEWVEAEGAAASVAPRSSFSTAPPLPLLSVSDGAALQATACHFYGGAGGGVVIAGPHTHATLDLCLISLCGFAGIYVHHGASVEVRQSKVKKSEAGLRVLQSSFYVHESTLEENKTDGIVVYEGGVGVLEGSSVMNNGGNGLFLEGGAGEEVRVIASTIELNALYGVHRFRGSTLHIRSSYIRDNGLLPISEDGG; encoded by the coding sequence ATGATGACGGCACTTCGGGCGAAGTACGCTCGCCACGGTGCGTCGACAGACTCATCGTTCGCTGGCAGCTCCGCTGCGTCGTGGgcagaggtgctgccgcggcagacGGTTTCTCAAACGctcgaagcagcagctgctgcacctgcggCGGTGGACAAGACGGCTTCGTCTACACCCGCTCCTGCTCTTTCGCTGTTTCGAACTGCTGATGCGCCATGCGCGGAGAGCGCATCCGGTGACGCGccgcctgcggcggcgtttAGAGCTATAATCACTCCCTCATGCACCGGCCGTCCTGTGACGGAGCACACCACtacggccaccgccgctgccgctgctgcagcgcgccaccagcgccaccgcgaaATGGTGCAGTTGATTGATCAGCTGCGCTCTGTCGACGTTGGACGGCTGGCCGATCGCATGGCGGTGCTGTCCGCgtccgcgccgtcaccggCGTCGCGAACTCCGTGGCTACTGTGGCGTCAGGGGCGTGAGGCGTCGGCGCTCGAGGTGGACAACGACCGCAGTGATGGCCGAtacaacgacaacaacaggGAGCTGgccgagctgctgcgacACACTGCCGTCTTCTTGAACTTTTTCTCTCAGTGCGCCAGCCGATTTCTGCTGCttgcagaggaggaggagcgtcTGGCGGACGCAGCGTTGACGACGCCCGAGGGCGCATCGCCGTCACGGGCGCCTCCCCAGTTGCAGGAGCGCCAAGCTGCCGTCGAAATGCCGCAGCGACCGCCGCACCACGGCGACCACACTACCTGCGGCAGGCAGGACAACGCCGAGCAGATGCGgcgtggcgccggcgggCTTCCACACCGCAGCGGTAGCCACAGGCATGATCACTTGTGTGGTGGCAGCAGTCGTGGCGGCAACGCTGagcgcgcggcgcgcggcactgacaccagcgcctcctcgtcgaagACCCATATGGAGCACCCGGCCACGATCGTGTCCACCCCGGTGCACTGTGCAGCGTCTTCCCCAACaccgtctgctgctgccgccgcccctgtCCACAGTCGCGAGGTGGACCACGCCGATGCAACGGTCTCCAGCCACCATCGGCGCTCTTCATGTGTGCGAGGCATCCGCCAGCTTCCCTTGCCTTCCACCTTGCCCCCGCGATCGTcgtccgcctctcctcctccgcgggCGACGGGGCAGGACGAGGACCGCGTGACTAGCGTTGGTaatcgcggcggcggaagccGCTCTCCGACGTACCGCACGACGACCGTCTCACCACTGACGTCGCCAAAGgacaggcgcagcgggcacTCGCCCCACACGCCGTCCCAGCCGCGCTACagcagaggaggggcagTGCCGCGTGCGTCAGCTGCGGCCACGACGGTGAGGGCGCCTGCTGGCCAACGCAGCTCTTCCTCACCTCTCGAAAGCTCGCCCGCtgccacgccaccgcggcccccGACCTCTCCGCCCAtgcacggcggcgcactgGTCGTGCGatcgccaccgtcgccgctcgCGCGCAGGCGAGTGCACACGTGGACGCCGTCCTCTCAGCTCAACCATTacgctgcagcgtgcgcggctCTGCAAAGTGGTGACTGCGTCGTTCTGCAGCCTGGCGTGTACTATGAGGAGCTGGTGCTGGACGACTGCGGACACGTGGAGCTGACGAGCGCGTACCCGGGtgccgcggtggtgctgcggcctTCCTCGGACTTGGCGCCGGCTCTCCGCATCCGCGGCGCCTACAGCCGGGTGGAGCTGAAGGGCGTCGTGCTCGTACAGGGAGAAtgggtggaggcggagggcgccGCAGCTTCCGTTGCCCCGCGCTCCTCGTTCTCCACCGcacccccgctgccgctgctctcggTGAGCGACGGTGCAGCACTGCAGGCGACGGCCTGCCACTTCtacggtggcgctggcggcggcgtcgtcatTGCTGgaccgcacacgcacgccacgCTGGATCTGTGCCTCATCTCGCTCTGCGGCTTCGCAGGCATCTACGTGCACCATGGCGCCAGCGTCGAGGTGCGGCAGTCCaaggtgaagaagagcgaggcGGGACTGCGTGTGTTGCAGTCCTCCTTCTATGTGCATGAGtcgacgctggaggagaacAAGACGGACGGCATCGTCGTCTACGAGGGTGGCGTGGGCGTTCTGGAGGGTTCGAGCGTCATGAACAACGGCGGCAACGGGCTCTTCCTCGAGGGCGGTGCcggggaggaggtgcgggTAATTGCCTCGACGATAGAGCTAAATGCCCTCTACGGGGTACATCGCTTCCGCGGGTCGACACTGCACATCCGCTCCTCCTACATCCGCGACAACGGTCTGTTGCCCATcagcgaggacggcggctga
- a CDS encoding pseudouridylate synthase-like protein (previous protein_id=AAC24638.1) yields MRRLFLLLAWQPSFAKHLSELEPVPQRAPVEKRRRQHIPLSLQAREELSRKSNELQYHVVTQDWFGQRVDDFVTQHHPEWDYETVKRLVQQGHIYRYRKNGKKRYTRLTDRLEFDELVVVPTASFWERQLAPPSGVELQSSSTSQQQERRQKFHLSAKTREMAQEMVLFKNEHVIVINKPSGVPIMPTHDPLAMNITDLLPAWRYTNTQTPVICHNLDTETSGCVVLARSANTHRMLGRMFVKRVVPNSVYWGFAVGKPPVNFGRIRMHFEVQKGQGGDVIVARPTPTADSKVGIAEFVVNASALEFGSFISFYPLTTRRHQERIMAAHALRAPLLGDAKYGGESAFPHSLSLFWDPARKDVPLHLHHRKIQLPYKNGAGEFVCVTAPLPPHMEKTFKRLGWPVDADDPLIPG; encoded by the coding sequence ATGCGGCGCCtctttctgctgctggcaTGGCAGCCGTCCTTTGCCAAGCATCTCTCGGAActggagccggtgccgcagAGGGCGCCCGTAGAGAAGCGACGTAGACAACATATCCCGCTCTCTCTACAGGCACGCGAGGAGCTGTCCCGCAAGTCGAATGAGCTGCAGTACCATGTCGTCACGCAGGACTGGTTCGGCCAGCGCGTGGATGACTTCGTTACGCAGCACCACCCGGAGTGGGACTACGAGACGGTGAAGCGGCTGGTGCAGCAGGGGCACATCTACCGCTACCGGAAAAACGGAAAGAAGCGATACACGCGGCTGACGGATCGTCTGGAGTTCGATGAGCTTGTCGTCGTGCCGACAGCGAGCTTCTGGGAACGCcagctggcgccgccgagTGGTGTGGAGCTGCAGAGCTCCTCGacctcgcagcagcaggagcggcggcagaagtTTCACCTCTCCGCCAAGACGCGCGAGATGGCGCAGGAGATGGTGCTCTTCAAGAACGAACATGTCATCGTGATCAACAAGCCGAGCGGCGTGCCGATCATGCCGACGCACGACCCTCTCGCCATGAACATCACAGACCTCCTTCCGGCGTGGCGGTACACCAACACGCAAACACCGGTCATATGCCACAACCTTGACACCGAGACGAGCGGGTGCGTGGTGCTAGCGCGCAGTGCGAACACGCACCGCATGCTGGGCCGCATGTTTGTGAAGCGCGTCGTACCGAACAGCGTGTACTGGGGTTTCGCGGTAGGAAAGCCGCCCGTGAATTTCGGCCGCATTCGCATGCACTTCGAGGTTCAGAAGGGGCAGGGCGGCGATGTCATTGTTGctcgccccacccccaccgcGGACTCCAAGGTAGGCATCGCTGAGTTCGTTGTGAACGCCTCCGCGCTGGAGTTCGGCAGCTTCATCTCCTTTTACCCCCtgacgacgcggcggcatcaAGAGCGCATTATGGCCGCCCACGCGCTGCGAGCCCCGCTCCTTGGCGACGCGAAGTATGGTGGCGAGAGCGCCTTCCCGCACTCCCTGTCACTCTTCTGGGACCCCGCTCGCAAAGACGTCCCACTGCACCTCCATCACCGCAAGATTCAGCTCCCCTACAAgaacggcgccggcgagtTTGTGTGCgtcacggcgccgctgccgccgcacatGGAGAAGACGTTCAAACGGTTGGGGTGGCCGGTCGACGCTGATGACCCACTTATCCCTGGTtga
- a CDS encoding conserved hypothetical protein (previous protein_id=AAC24639.1), translating to MSTYDKSDQIGYDETDHTLNAELEEMMARTPPEVQRHLQHRIHDGILQRMKEETTRKCITFIQKYEQCVNSQKPYNMKLCYPHRDAMNGCAQEVNREENYQRYRIMYLRGELLKYHEKRTAGKMEAFKVRAPDAIRAWKHDYAPKYMHIMEDLGVAPLGTAAGTAEESTNSK from the coding sequence ATGTCTACGTATGACAAATCAGATCAGATCGGCTATGATGAGACGGATCATACCTTGAATGCCGAGCTGGAAGAAATGATGGCGCGCACCCCACcggaggtgcagcgccacctgcagcaccgaATTCATGACGGCATCCTGCAGCGCATGAAAGAGGAGACGACACGCAAGTGCATTACGTTCATTCAAAAGTATGAGCAGTGCGTGAACAGTCAAAAGCCGTACAACATGAAGCTATGCTATCCCCACCGGGATGCTATGAATGGGTGCGCGCAGGAGGTTAACCGGGAGGAAAACTACCAGCGTTACCGCATCATGTACCTCCGTGGCGAGCTGCTTAAGTACCATGAGAAGCGTACTGCCGGCAAGATGGAGGCGTTCAAGGTGAGGGCTCCTGACGCGATTCGCGCGTGGAAGCACGACTACGCACCCAAGTATATGCACATAATGGAGGATTTAGGGGTGGCGCCTCTCGGTACTGCCGCGGGGACGGCGGAGGAAAGCACAAACTCGAAGTAG